The Reinekea forsetii genome contains the following window.
TTCAGCGTCCTTAACGGCTAGGTTAGCCTGAAGGGTAACTTCGTTTGCAATGCGTAAAAACGTTGCACGTACGTCAGCGTCCAGGCTATCCAAGAATTCAGTAGAGGTCATGAACAGGTATGCCAGCAACTGGTGATTGGTTTCTGTTGTGCTGTCCTGAACTTCGTAGAATTTCTTAGTGTAAACGTTAGACCAAGTGTTTTCTTGGCCGTCAACAACGCCCGTCTGCAAGGCACCGTATACTTCAGCAAAAGCCATTGGTTGCGGTGAAGCATCCATAGCTTTAATCATCGCCTTGGCAACGTCAGAGGTTTGCACACGGAATTTCAGACCGGCGGCATCCGTCGGTAAGATCAGCGCTTTGTTGGCGGAGAAATATTTCATGCCCGACATCCAATAACCCAGACCGACAAAACCAACGCCTTCCATTTCATTCAACAGACCACGGCCCGACTTAGACTCGGTGAAGCGAATTGCCGCGTCGATATCTTTAAACACGAAGGGTAAATCGAACACGCCAAATTTTTCAGTATATGAGCCGAATTTTGACAAGGACGGAGCTAGCATCTGGACATCACCCAATAACAGGGCTTCCAATTCTTTGCTGTCGCCGAACAGGGTGCTGTTTGGAAACACTTCGACGCAGAGCTTGCCGTCTAATTCTTTATTGATCTGCTCAGCAAAGTTATTCGCTGCAACGACCTTAGGGTGAGTGGTGCCGCCGGTTACATGGCTAAGCTTGGCAACTATTTCACCCGGCTCACAACTGGCCGCGGCCAGTGACGCAACGGATGTTAAGGTGATGGCCGTGATCAGAGATGTTAGTTTGCGCATATCTTGTACCCTTATTGTTTTTTTAATTTTACGTACCTGTCTCATTAGAGACTGATATTGAGTTTGCAAAGGCAATGCCAACTGCCACCAATTGGACGCAGAGACCCACCTAGCAGGTCAGGCCGAGTTCAATCGGCGACCGAAAGGCCTGTCAATGGGTAGTTGGTTACCCACAAACCTCACTCAGGCGGGTAGCTTGCTACCCATCGAGTTCGTCGTCGGCCAGATCCTTGATCTGAATCTTGAGTCGTTTTATCTTATCGTACAAGCCCTTACGCGACAGACCAAGCGCAGTATAGGTTAGTTTTAGGGAACCGCCATGGCGCATCAATTCTTGTTCTATAACCGTTTTTTCAAAACTGCTAAGGCGCGAAGCCAGGTCGCCGACATGGCTCGATGTTGTCGTTTCTTGGACAAAACCGTTCCACATACCCAAGACAAAGCGATCGGCGTAATTGCGCAATTCGCGGACATTACCCGGCCAGGCATAATGGGTGAGCTGTTCCACCAGCGCCGGTGACAGGGTCGGGATTTCACGCCGATACTTACTGCGCGCGATGCGCGCCAGATGAAAGAACAGCAAGGCAATGTCTTCACGCCGATCGCGCAGTGGGGGAATTTTAAAAGTGATGACATTGAGCCGGTAATAAAGGTCGAGGCGGAACCGATGGTCGCTCGACAGCGTTTCCAAGTCTTCCTTGGTGGCGGCAATAATGGTGATGTCCAAGGCAATGGTCTTATTGGAACCGAGCGGCTCGATGGTGCGTTGCTCGATGGCGCGCAGTATCTTGGCCTGTAAATCCATCGGCATGGAGTCGATTTCATCCAAAAAGACTGTGCCACCCTGAGCATACTCCAGCTTGCCAATGCGTTTTTTGGTCGCACCGGTAAAGGCTCCGGCCTCATGGCCAAACAGTTCGCTCTCGATCAGATCGATCGGCACTGCGGCACAGTTGATCGCGACAAAGGGTTGGTGTTTGCGGTTGGAGAAATCGTGAATGGCACGCGCCACCACCTCTTTACCAGAGCCAGTCTCACCGATAATCAGGCAGTCGACATTGGTATCTGATAGCGCGTTGATCTGCTCACGCAGATAGACAATACCCTCAGAACGCCCCACCAGACGTTGGCTGATCGGATCGTGGTCATCGATGGTCTCGCGCAGACTGCGGTTTTCCAAGACCAGGCGGCGCTTTTCCAAGGCCCGTTTAAGGACCTGGGAGAGTTGTTGCATCGAAAAGGGCTTTTCCAGAAAATCGTAGGCGCCCTTGCGAATCGCTTCCACGGCCAGCGGTACATCACCATGACCGGTCATCAGGATGGTTGGCAGGGCGACATCTATATCCATAACCTTTTGCAGCAAGTCCATGCCGTTCATATCGGGCATCAAAATATCGCTAATCACCACCCCATAGGCGTCACTGGAGAGTCGATTCAGCACCTCGGTGGCGCTCAGGTTGGACTCTACGGTAAAGCCGTCCAACTCCAGGCCCTGCTGTAAGGCATGCAAAAGATCGTCATCATCATCGATCAGCCAAATGGTGGCCGACAACTGCAATTCGGTTAGGCTATCGGTCATGCGTAAGGGGTCCTTGTGCGTGGTCCGGTGAGTGTGAATCATTCGACCAACGTTGCAAGCTGATATCGAAGCGCGCGCCACCGGCGGCAGCAGTGGACAGCCGCAGTTCGCCCTGATGGTCGTTGACAATGTCCTTAACCACCGACAAACCCAGGCCCAACCCTTGGCCTGATTCTTTCGTGGTCATAAAGGGTTCGAACACCACGGCCGCCAAA
Protein-coding sequences here:
- a CDS encoding sigma-54-dependent transcriptional regulator, giving the protein MTDSLTELQLSATIWLIDDDDDLLHALQQGLELDGFTVESNLSATEVLNRLSSDAYGVVISDILMPDMNGMDLLQKVMDIDVALPTILMTGHGDVPLAVEAIRKGAYDFLEKPFSMQQLSQVLKRALEKRRLVLENRSLRETIDDHDPISQRLVGRSEGIVYLREQINALSDTNVDCLIIGETGSGKEVVARAIHDFSNRKHQPFVAINCAAVPIDLIESELFGHEAGAFTGATKKRIGKLEYAQGGTVFLDEIDSMPMDLQAKILRAIEQRTIEPLGSNKTIALDITIIAATKEDLETLSSDHRFRLDLYYRLNVITFKIPPLRDRREDIALLFFHLARIARSKYRREIPTLSPALVEQLTHYAWPGNVRELRNYADRFVLGMWNGFVQETTTSSHVGDLASRLSSFEKTVIEQELMRHGGSLKLTYTALGLSRKGLYDKIKRLKIQIKDLADDELDG
- a CDS encoding DctP family TRAP transporter solute-binding subunit, with translation MRKLTSLITAITLTSVASLAAASCEPGEIVAKLSHVTGGTTHPKVVAANNFAEQINKELDGKLCVEVFPNSTLFGDSKELEALLLGDVQMLAPSLSKFGSYTEKFGVFDLPFVFKDIDAAIRFTESKSGRGLLNEMEGVGFVGLGYWMSGMKYFSANKALILPTDAAGLKFRVQTSDVAKAMIKAMDASPQPMAFAEVYGALQTGVVDGQENTWSNVYTKKFYEVQDSTTETNHQLLAYLFMTSTEFLDSLDADVRATFLRIANEVTLQANLAVKDAEATNRQNILNAGGKINVLNATQREAWVNAMKPVWKQFEKQIGADLISAAAGS